One stretch of Vicinamibacterales bacterium DNA includes these proteins:
- a CDS encoding sigma-54 dependent transcriptional regulator, which translates to GLRVVSTFRCTDDEARDAAAAPGDRLTVACGTHRDEAWEIVARPGPSLDDRCSATATRKLVDTAVTLDRYRREERQRAALWPAESLETDGGLWISEQMTELLRIARRVATAPVSVLLTGETGTGKEVLARAIHRASGRGHKPFVPFNCTAVPRDMLESQLFGYRKGAFTGAQQAFDGVIRAAAGGTLFLDEIAEIGLDLQPKLLRFLETHEVHGLGEAQPAAADVRVIAATNADLESLVAEGRFREDLFYRLNVVRLRLPPLRERREEIPPLVDHYLRTLAEQQKKGRLTLDDETLEYLLLFRWPGNVRQLVNEVSRLVAYAEPDSTITPALLSPELQTSRRTVRVDSGDEPEIRVRLDQPLGDAVEAIEQTMVRRALERANGNYENAARLLGISRKGLFLKRRRWGMQRRQAS; encoded by the coding sequence AAGCCTGGGAGATCGTCGCGCGCCCTGGACCGTCGCTCGACGACCGCTGCAGCGCCACCGCCACCCGCAAGCTCGTCGACACCGCCGTCACCCTCGACCGCTATCGCCGCGAGGAACGCCAGCGCGCCGCGCTCTGGCCGGCCGAGAGCCTCGAAACCGACGGCGGCCTCTGGATCTCCGAACAGATGACCGAACTCCTCCGGATCGCCCGGCGCGTCGCCACCGCGCCGGTCAGCGTGCTGCTCACCGGCGAAACCGGCACCGGCAAGGAAGTGCTGGCCCGCGCCATCCACCGCGCCTCCGGCCGCGGCCACAAGCCGTTCGTGCCGTTCAACTGCACCGCGGTGCCGCGCGACATGCTCGAAAGCCAGCTGTTCGGCTACCGCAAGGGCGCGTTCACCGGCGCCCAGCAGGCGTTCGACGGCGTGATCCGCGCCGCCGCCGGCGGCACGCTGTTCCTCGACGAGATCGCCGAGATCGGCCTCGACCTCCAGCCCAAGCTGCTGCGCTTCCTGGAAACGCACGAAGTCCACGGCCTCGGCGAGGCGCAGCCGGCCGCCGCCGACGTCCGCGTCATCGCCGCCACCAACGCCGACCTCGAGTCGCTGGTCGCCGAAGGGCGGTTTCGTGAGGATCTCTTCTACCGCCTGAACGTCGTCCGGCTGCGGCTGCCGCCGCTGCGCGAGCGACGCGAGGAGATTCCGCCGCTCGTCGACCACTACCTGCGCACCCTCGCCGAACAGCAGAAGAAGGGGCGGCTGACGCTCGACGACGAGACCCTGGAGTACCTGCTGCTCTTCCGCTGGCCGGGCAACGTGCGCCAGCTGGTGAACGAAGTCAGCCGGCTCGTCGCCTACGCCGAACCGGACAGCACGATCACGCCGGCGCTGCTGTCGCCAGAGCTGCAGACGTCGCGGCGCACCGTGCGGGTGGACTCCGGCGACGAGCCGGAGATCCGGGTGCGGCTCGATCAGCCGCTCGGCGACGCCGTCGAGGCGATCGAGCAGACGATGGTGCGGCGCGCGCTCGAACGGGCGAACGGCAACTACGAGAACGCGGCCCGGCTCCTGGGCATCTCGCGCAAGGGACTGTTCCTCAAGCGGCGACGCTGGGGCATGCAGCGGCGCCAGGCGAGCTAG
- a CDS encoding ADOP family duplicated permease, which translates to MTPPRLAERLAALRLRGERREFVLGDLAEEFAARAAISPRAARRWYWRQAVACLRGSAGPTVPPPLSTTGRDPLMRTLLTDLRLACRVFRRAPSFALAVVSVLALGIGANVGIFSLVNAVLLRPLPFAEPERLVRLFHVPPQSAFPGMTTFSLSPANFLDWQRDSRSFAAMAAYGFRQFTIAGDSGPEAIRAVRAGPGFFTIVGTQPQLGRTFLPEEFDPARAQVVILSDGFWRSHFGGAAGVIGRTIAFDGAPYTIVGVMPRTFSGNGWAATSMPVWVPLGWTDTDRAVRENHNYQAIARLAPGATLAQARSELAVISRRLEAAYPSQNAGWGGTAIPLQELIVGDVRTSLLLLLAAVALVLLIACANAGNLILARAMGRRKEIAIRAALGAGRTRVLQHLLVEALVLALAGGAAGLLLAQLALAAGASLLADQIPRADAASIDAHVLLFMIGVSCLTGLVAGGVPALQAGRADLNETLKEGGRSGDAGAGLFTRRALVVAEVALSLMLLMAAGVMLRSLHALRSVDAGFNPERVLKLDIGLQDARYREPAQKRAFYDALLERLRALPGAAAAGYSNTLPLTGGGSVQPIVVEGRAELKPSEQPTVAVRETSAGYMTTMEIPILHGRDFAAADRDAVLVSASAARLLWGSGNPVGQRVTLPLDSRTQLIDVVGVVGDVKEALTENAPPTVYYYQRDLPFGGFSIAIRTTGDPDALARPAVAAVHAIDAQLPVQAVRSMHDVIESSLVGERFRALLLELFAAAALTLASVGIYGVLSYLVRSRRRELGIRTALGAATGDVLRMVVVEGMKPALVGIAAGAAGSLLAARLLDRLVFGVDAGDPLTLGVVAGGLLVVSAVACLVPAWRAARLDPVTVLRD; encoded by the coding sequence ATGACGCCGCCCCGGCTGGCTGAACGGCTCGCCGCGCTCCGGCTGCGCGGCGAGCGGCGCGAGTTCGTGCTCGGCGACCTGGCCGAGGAATTCGCCGCGCGCGCCGCGATCTCGCCGCGCGCGGCGCGGCGCTGGTACTGGCGCCAGGCCGTCGCCTGCCTGCGCGGCAGCGCCGGCCCCACCGTCCCGCCGCCGCTTTCCACCACCGGGAGAGACCCGCTCATGCGCACCCTGCTGACCGACCTCCGCCTCGCCTGCCGCGTCTTCCGTCGCGCCCCGTCGTTCGCCCTCGCCGTCGTCTCGGTGCTGGCGCTCGGCATCGGCGCCAACGTCGGCATCTTCAGCCTGGTCAACGCCGTGCTGCTGCGGCCGCTGCCGTTCGCCGAACCGGAGCGCCTCGTGCGCCTGTTCCACGTCCCGCCGCAGTCGGCCTTCCCAGGCATGACGACGTTCTCGCTGTCGCCGGCGAATTTCCTCGACTGGCAGCGCGACAGCCGCTCGTTCGCCGCGATGGCGGCCTACGGCTTCCGGCAGTTCACGATCGCCGGCGACAGCGGCCCTGAAGCGATCCGCGCGGTGCGCGCCGGCCCGGGTTTCTTCACGATCGTCGGCACGCAGCCGCAGCTCGGACGGACCTTCCTGCCCGAAGAATTCGATCCGGCGCGCGCGCAGGTCGTGATCCTCAGCGACGGATTCTGGCGAAGCCATTTCGGCGGCGCCGCCGGTGTCATCGGCCGGACGATCGCCTTCGACGGCGCGCCGTACACGATCGTCGGCGTGATGCCACGGACCTTCTCCGGCAACGGCTGGGCGGCGACGTCGATGCCGGTCTGGGTGCCGCTGGGGTGGACCGACACGGACCGCGCGGTCCGCGAGAACCACAACTACCAGGCCATCGCCCGCCTCGCGCCCGGCGCCACCCTCGCGCAGGCCCGCTCGGAGCTGGCGGTCATCTCGCGGCGGCTCGAGGCCGCCTATCCGTCTCAGAACGCCGGCTGGGGCGGCACCGCGATTCCGCTCCAGGAGCTGATCGTCGGCGACGTACGGACGTCGCTGCTCCTGCTGCTGGCGGCGGTGGCGCTCGTGCTGCTCATCGCCTGCGCCAACGCCGGCAACCTGATCCTGGCGCGCGCGATGGGACGCCGCAAGGAGATCGCCATCCGGGCGGCGCTCGGCGCGGGCCGGACCCGCGTCTTGCAGCACCTGCTCGTCGAGGCGCTCGTCCTGGCGCTCGCCGGCGGCGCGGCGGGGCTGCTGCTGGCCCAACTCGCGCTCGCGGCGGGAGCGTCGCTCCTCGCCGACCAGATCCCGCGCGCCGACGCCGCGTCGATCGACGCGCACGTGCTCCTGTTCATGATCGGCGTCTCGTGCCTCACCGGCCTCGTCGCCGGCGGCGTGCCGGCGCTGCAGGCCGGGCGCGCCGATCTGAACGAGACGCTGAAGGAAGGGGGCCGCAGCGGCGACGCCGGCGCCGGGCTCTTCACCCGCCGGGCGCTCGTCGTCGCGGAAGTGGCGCTGTCGCTGATGCTGCTGATGGCGGCCGGCGTCATGCTGCGCAGCCTGCACGCGCTGCGGTCGGTCGACGCGGGGTTCAACCCCGAACGGGTGCTGAAGCTCGACATCGGGCTGCAGGACGCGCGCTATCGCGAACCGGCGCAGAAGCGGGCGTTCTACGACGCGCTGCTCGAGCGGCTGCGGGCGCTGCCGGGCGCGGCCGCGGCCGGCTACTCCAACACGCTCCCGCTCACCGGCGGCGGCTCGGTCCAGCCGATCGTCGTCGAAGGGCGCGCCGAGCTGAAGCCGAGCGAGCAGCCGACGGTCGCGGTCCGCGAAACGAGCGCCGGCTACATGACGACGATGGAGATCCCGATCCTGCATGGACGCGACTTCGCCGCCGCCGACCGCGACGCCGTCCTGGTCAGCGCCTCGGCGGCCAGGCTGCTCTGGGGCAGCGGCAATCCGGTCGGCCAGCGGGTGACGCTGCCGCTCGACTCCCGCACACAGCTCATCGACGTCGTCGGCGTGGTCGGCGACGTGAAGGAGGCGCTGACCGAGAACGCGCCGCCGACTGTCTACTACTACCAGCGCGACCTGCCCTTCGGCGGCTTCTCGATCGCCATCCGCACCACCGGCGATCCCGACGCGCTCGCGAGGCCGGCGGTCGCCGCCGTCCACGCGATCGACGCGCAACTGCCGGTGCAGGCGGTGCGCTCGATGCACGACGTCATCGAGAGCTCGCTGGTCGGTGAACGCTTCCGGGCGCTGCTGCTGGAACTGTTCGCCGCCGCCGCGTTGACGCTGGCGTCGGTGGGCATCTACGGCGTGCTCTCGTATCTGGTCCGCAGCCGCCGCCGCGAGCTGGGCATTCGCACCGCGCTCGGCGCCGCGACGGGCGACGTGCTGCGGATGGTCGTCGTGGAAGGGATGAAGCCGGCGCTGGTCGGCATCGCGGCCGGCGCGGCCGGGTCTCTCCTGGCGGCGCGCCTGCTCGACCGGCTCGTGTTCGGCGTCGACGCCGGCGATCCACTGACGCTCGGCGTCGTCGCGGGCGGCCTGCTCGTCGTGTCGGCGGTCGCCTGCCTGGTCCCAGCCTGGCGCGCGGCGCGGCTGGATCCGGTGACCGTGCTGCGCGACTGA
- a CDS encoding PadR family transcriptional regulator: MWFKSKAALGDFEQLVLLGVLRLDEAAYGAAIRQEIHARSGRDVSINAVYTTLDRLEAKGLLRSWTSEPTPQRGGRRRKFHALTPAGAAALRQAYRAFTAMASGLERRLGRQ; the protein is encoded by the coding sequence ATGTGGTTTAAATCGAAGGCGGCGCTCGGCGATTTCGAACAACTGGTCCTCCTCGGCGTGCTGCGGCTCGATGAGGCCGCCTACGGCGCGGCCATCCGCCAGGAAATCCACGCCCGCTCCGGCCGCGACGTCTCGATCAACGCGGTCTACACCACCCTCGATCGCCTCGAAGCCAAGGGGCTGCTGCGCTCGTGGACCAGCGAGCCGACCCCGCAGCGCGGCGGCCGCCGCCGCAAGTTCCACGCGCTGACCCCGGCCGGCGCCGCCGCCCTGCGCCAGGCCTACCGCGCCTTCACCGCCATGGCGAGCGGACTCGAACGCCGGCTGGGACGCCAATGA
- the gvpH gene encoding gas vesicle protein GvpH: MVRYAFAIGLASLAGYGLVPAKQAQCGSAPSAEQIARRRAGITTARQINTAEARSSAAGGKYVPLALLKGVTVPDGFDVQVSTDGEGYTFSVKDAKDECHPAFFSDQTGLIYTGTPLQ; encoded by the coding sequence ATGGTCCGATACGCTTTTGCGATTGGTCTCGCCAGCCTCGCCGGTTACGGGCTCGTTCCGGCGAAACAGGCTCAATGCGGCTCCGCCCCAAGCGCGGAGCAAATCGCGCGACGGAGGGCGGGGATCACCACCGCCAGACAGATCAACACCGCCGAGGCGCGATCGTCTGCCGCTGGAGGCAAGTATGTCCCGCTCGCGCTATTGAAGGGCGTGACGGTTCCGGACGGCTTCGATGTGCAGGTGTCGACGGACGGCGAAGGCTACACGTTCTCGGTGAAGGACGCCAAAGACGAGTGTCATCCAGCGTTCTTTTCCGACCAGACAGGGCTCATTTACACCGGGACGCCGCTTCAATGA
- a CDS encoding PEP-CTERM sorting domain-containing protein gives MTAAADPVKLGSRTILQTGAAPMSPGDTNGRLTLSIGGFDLFATTLISTADIGRTLIEDGMTDADFASVASLMTNGRANFIGYLFGPPRGGGGGVDAASEAALFNLPAGMIDFAGSTITALTLTIRDFSSTPSMDHPGFTQLHLDGDLAVLGTPGATPTPEPSTLLLLGAGAAGLVRARRRLA, from the coding sequence ATGACGGCCGCGGCCGATCCCGTCAAGCTGGGCTCGCGGACGATCCTCCAGACCGGTGCGGCTCCTATGTCGCCCGGTGACACCAACGGCAGGTTGACGCTCTCCATCGGAGGCTTCGACCTGTTCGCCACGACGCTGATTTCCACGGCCGACATCGGCCGCACGCTGATCGAGGACGGCATGACCGACGCCGACTTCGCCAGCGTCGCCAGCCTGATGACGAACGGCCGGGCCAATTTCATCGGATACCTGTTCGGGCCGCCTCGAGGCGGGGGCGGCGGAGTGGATGCCGCCTCCGAAGCGGCGCTCTTCAATTTGCCGGCAGGGATGATCGATTTCGCCGGCTCCACAATCACGGCGCTGACGCTCACCATTCGAGATTTCTCGTCGACCCCCTCGATGGATCACCCGGGGTTCACGCAGCTCCACCTGGATGGGGACCTCGCCGTTCTCGGCACGCCTGGCGCGACGCCCACTCCAGAGCCGTCGACGCTTCTCCTGCTGGGCGCCGGGGCGGCCGGGCTGGTGCGCGCCCGCCGGCGGCTCGCGTAA